The Triplophysa rosa linkage group LG25, Trosa_1v2, whole genome shotgun sequence genome window below encodes:
- the LOC130548626 gene encoding natural killer cell receptor 2B4-like isoform X2, with amino-acid sequence MFSLWICFYAMWSYYQKIIQCFFCLYLLLMNGVFGVDGDEVKSVMEGDSVTLHTHLTHIQTQDYIRWRFGAQETNIAEIYKQSIDMFDSNKTFGDRLKLDSQTGSLTITNITITDSGLYKLTVISLTGTSYKTFNVTVYVHFPVPVINRDCSSSSERSPKSNCSVLCSVMNVTRVSLSWYKGKSLLSSISVSDLIIRLSLPLEVEYQDTNTYRCVINNPITNHTQHLNINDVCQPCSDPLPSHFIVLIAVAVMLPVVISVFLFWRFKKCKKPSKHDQTLEEEVLYTEPNISTQQFHNTVRYFTLLSVSSLYCLAKVLYCMHDQH; translated from the exons ATGTTTTCTCTCTGGATTTGTTTTTATGCTATGTGGAGTTATTATCAGAAGatcatacagtgttttttctgcCTGTATTTATTGCTCATGAATG gtgtgtttggtgttgatggagatgaagtgaagtcagtgatggagggagattctgtcactCTTCACACTCATCTCACTcacatacagacacaagatTACATACGGTGGAGGTTTGGAGCACAAGAGACTAATATAGCTGAAATATATAAGCAAAGCATTGATATGTTTGACAGTAATAAGACATTTggagacagactgaagctggacagtcagactggatctctcaccatcacaaacatcacaatcACAGACTCTGGACTTTATAAATTAACAGTCATTAGTTTAACAGGAACTTCATACAAGACATTCAATGTTACTGTCTATG TTCATTTCCCCGTTCCGGTCATCAACAGAGATTGTTCTTCATCATCAGAAAGATCTCCAAAATCAAATTgttctgtgttgtgttcagtgatgaatgtgacacgtgtgagtctctcctggtacaaaggaaagagtttattgtccagcatcagtgtgtctgatctcatcatcagactctctctacctctggaggtggaatatcaggatacaaacacatacagatgtgtcatcaacaatcccatcacaaaccacacacaacatctcaACATCAATGATGTCTGTCAGCCGTGTTCAG ATCCCCTACCTTCACATTTCATAGTGCTGATAGCTGTCGCTGTGATGTTGCCGGTGGTCATAAGTGTATTTCTATTCTGGCGCTTCAAAAAGTGTAAAAAGCCATCAAAACATG ATCAGACTCTGGAGGAAGAGGTACTTTACACGGAGCCAAACATCTCTACACAACAGTTTCATAATACGGTaagatattttacattattatctGTTTCTTCTTTGTATTGTTTGGCTAAAGTATTATATTGTATGCATGATCAACATTAG
- the LOC130548626 gene encoding natural killer cell receptor 2B4-like isoform X3: protein MWSYYQKIIQCFFCLYFLLINSVFGVDGDEVKSVMEGDSVTLHTHLTHIQTQDYIRWRFGAQETNIAEIYKQSIDMFDSNKTFGDRLKLDSQTGSLTITNITITDSGLYKLTVISLTGTSYKTFNVTVYVHFPVPVINRDCSSSSERSPKSNCSVLCSVMNVTRVSLSWYKGKSLLSSISVSDLIIRLSLPLEVEYQDTNTYRCVINNPITNHTQHLNINDVCQPCSDPLPSHFIVLIAVAVMLPVVISVFLFWRFKKCKKPSKHADQTLEEEVLYTEPNISTQQFHNTVRYFTLLSVSSLYCLAKVLYCMHDQH, encoded by the exons gtgtgtttggtgttgatggagatgaagtgaagtcagtgatggagggagattctgtcactCTTCACACTCATCTCACTcacatacagacacaagatTACATACGGTGGAGGTTTGGAGCACAAGAGACTAATATAGCTGAAATATATAAGCAAAGCATTGATATGTTTGACAGTAATAAGACATTTggagacagactgaagctggacagtcagactggatctctcaccatcacaaacatcacaatcACAGACTCTGGACTTTATAAATTAACAGTCATTAGTTTAACAGGAACTTCATACAAGACATTCAATGTTACTGTCTATG TTCATTTCCCCGTTCCGGTCATCAACAGAGATTGTTCTTCATCATCAGAAAGATCTCCAAAATCAAATTgttctgtgttgtgttcagtgatgaatgtgacacgtgtgagtctctcctggtacaaaggaaagagtttattgtccagcatcagtgtgtctgatctcatcatcagactctctctacctctggaggtggaatatcaggatacaaacacatacagatgtgtcatcaacaatcccatcacaaaccacacacaacatctcaACATCAATGATGTCTGTCAGCCGTGTTCAG ATCCCCTACCTTCACATTTCATAGTGCTGATAGCTGTCGCTGTGATGTTGCCGGTGGTCATAAGTGTATTTCTATTCTGGCGCTTCAAAAAGTGTAAAAAGCCATCAAAACATG cagATCAGACTCTGGAGGAAGAGGTACTTTACACGGAGCCAAACATCTCTACACAACAGTTTCATAATACGGTaagatattttacattattatctGTTTCTTCTTTGTATTGTTTGGCTAAAGTATTATATTGTATGCATGATCAACATTAG
- the LOC130548628 gene encoding SLAM family member 5-like isoform X2: protein MIRKSIFLCLCLWIASGVFGVDADEVMSVMEGDSVTLNTHLTHIQTEDLILWHFGPQGIPIAKIIQKSINMPMGSNIFGDRLKLESQTGSLTITNITITDSGLYKLQIISDIKGTSYKRFNVSVYARLSVPVIIRDFSQCSSSSERSSVSNCSVLCSVMNVTCVSLSWYKGKSLLSSISVSDLNIRLSLPLEVEYQDTNTYSCMVNNPLTNQTQHLNITHVCQTCSESSDSRREIGIAGVLVLVVVTVVVVAVAVYLHRKKSRPTTAEESR, encoded by the exons ATGATTCGTAAATCGATTTTCCTTTGTTTGTGCCTGTGGATTGCAAGTG gtgtgtttggtgttgaTGCAGATGAAGTgatgtcagtgatggagggagattctgtcactCTAAACACTCATCTTACTCACATACAGACAGAAGATCTGATATTGTGGCACTTTGGACCTCAAGGGATTCCTATAGCTAAAATCATTCAGAAAAGTATTAATATGCCTATGGGTAGCAATATATTTGGAGACCGACTGAAGCTGGAAAgtcagactggatctctcaccatcacaaacatcacaatcACAGACTCTGGACTTTATAAACTACAGATCATCAGTGACATCAAAGGAACTTCATACAAAAGATTCAATGTTTCTGTTTATG CTCGTCTGTCTGTTCCTGTCATCATCAGAGACTTTTCTCAATGTTCTTCATCATCAGAAAGATCTTCAGTGTCAAATTgttctgtgttgtgttcagtgatgaatgtgacatgtgtgagtctctcctggtacaaaggaaagagtttattgtccagcatcagtgtgtctgatctcaacatcagactctctctacctctggaggtggaatatcaggatacaaacacatacagctgCATGGTGAACAATCCCTTAACAAACCAAACTCAACATCTCAACATCACTCATGTCTGCCAGACATGTTCAG AAAGCAGTGATTCACGTCGAGAAATAGGAATAGCTGGTGTTTTAGTGCTTGTTGTTGTGACAGTAGTAGTTGTTGCGGTGGCTGTATACTTACACAGGAAGAAGTCTCGGCCAACAACAGCTGAAG AAAGCCGATGA
- the LOC130548628 gene encoding SLAM family member 5-like isoform X1, with protein sequence MIRKSIFLCLCLWIASGVFGVDADEVMSVMEGDSVTLNTHLTHIQTEDLILWHFGPQGIPIAKIIQKSINMPMGSNIFGDRLKLESQTGSLTITNITITDSGLYKLQIISDIKGTSYKRFNVSVYARLSVPVIIRDFSQCSSSSERSSVSNCSVLCSVMNVTCVSLSWYKGKSLLSSISVSDLNIRLSLPLEVEYQDTNTYSCMVNNPLTNQTQHLNITHVCQTCSESSDSRREIGIAGVLVLVVVTVVVVAVAVYLHRKKSRPTTAEVQTHEEVLYAETTFCARRVQSSKADEEDDVVYSSVIKR encoded by the exons ATGATTCGTAAATCGATTTTCCTTTGTTTGTGCCTGTGGATTGCAAGTG gtgtgtttggtgttgaTGCAGATGAAGTgatgtcagtgatggagggagattctgtcactCTAAACACTCATCTTACTCACATACAGACAGAAGATCTGATATTGTGGCACTTTGGACCTCAAGGGATTCCTATAGCTAAAATCATTCAGAAAAGTATTAATATGCCTATGGGTAGCAATATATTTGGAGACCGACTGAAGCTGGAAAgtcagactggatctctcaccatcacaaacatcacaatcACAGACTCTGGACTTTATAAACTACAGATCATCAGTGACATCAAAGGAACTTCATACAAAAGATTCAATGTTTCTGTTTATG CTCGTCTGTCTGTTCCTGTCATCATCAGAGACTTTTCTCAATGTTCTTCATCATCAGAAAGATCTTCAGTGTCAAATTgttctgtgttgtgttcagtgatgaatgtgacatgtgtgagtctctcctggtacaaaggaaagagtttattgtccagcatcagtgtgtctgatctcaacatcagactctctctacctctggaggtggaatatcaggatacaaacacatacagctgCATGGTGAACAATCCCTTAACAAACCAAACTCAACATCTCAACATCACTCATGTCTGCCAGACATGTTCAG AAAGCAGTGATTCACGTCGAGAAATAGGAATAGCTGGTGTTTTAGTGCTTGTTGTTGTGACAGTAGTAGTTGTTGCGGTGGCTGTATACTTACACAGGAAGAAGTCTCGGCCAACAACAGCTGAAG TTCAGACTCATGAAGAGGTGCTTTACGCTGAGACGACATTTTGTGCACGTAGAGTTCAGAGTTCG AAAGCCGATGAAGAGGACGACGTAGTTTACTCGAGTGTCATTAAGAGGTGA
- the LOC130548626 gene encoding natural killer cell receptor 2B4-like isoform X4, with translation MFSLWICFYAMWSYYQKIIQCFFCLYLLLMNGVFGVDGDEVKSVMEGDSVTLHTHLTHIQTQDYIRWRFGAQETNIAEIYKQSIDMFDSNKTFGDRLKLDSQTGSLTITNITITDSGLYKLTVISLTGTSYKTFNVTVYVHFPVPVINRDCSSSSERSPKSNCSVLCSVMNVTRVSLSWYKGKSLLSSISVSDLIIRLSLPLEVEYQDTNTYRCVINNPITNHTQHLNINDVCQPCSDPLPSHFIVLIAVAVMLPVVISVFLFWRFKKCKKPSKHADQTLEEEVLYTEPNISTQQFHNTNVVEANHTEYSSVVT, from the exons ATGTTTTCTCTCTGGATTTGTTTTTATGCTATGTGGAGTTATTATCAGAAGatcatacagtgttttttctgcCTGTATTTATTGCTCATGAATG gtgtgtttggtgttgatggagatgaagtgaagtcagtgatggagggagattctgtcactCTTCACACTCATCTCACTcacatacagacacaagatTACATACGGTGGAGGTTTGGAGCACAAGAGACTAATATAGCTGAAATATATAAGCAAAGCATTGATATGTTTGACAGTAATAAGACATTTggagacagactgaagctggacagtcagactggatctctcaccatcacaaacatcacaatcACAGACTCTGGACTTTATAAATTAACAGTCATTAGTTTAACAGGAACTTCATACAAGACATTCAATGTTACTGTCTATG TTCATTTCCCCGTTCCGGTCATCAACAGAGATTGTTCTTCATCATCAGAAAGATCTCCAAAATCAAATTgttctgtgttgtgttcagtgatgaatgtgacacgtgtgagtctctcctggtacaaaggaaagagtttattgtccagcatcagtgtgtctgatctcatcatcagactctctctacctctggaggtggaatatcaggatacaaacacatacagatgtgtcatcaacaatcccatcacaaaccacacacaacatctcaACATCAATGATGTCTGTCAGCCGTGTTCAG ATCCCCTACCTTCACATTTCATAGTGCTGATAGCTGTCGCTGTGATGTTGCCGGTGGTCATAAGTGTATTTCTATTCTGGCGCTTCAAAAAGTGTAAAAAGCCATCAAAACATG cagATCAGACTCTGGAGGAAGAGGTACTTTACACGGAGCCAAACATCTCTACACAACAGTTTCATAATACG aatgttgtTGAAGCAAATCACACAGAATACTCGAGTGTAGTGACATga
- the LOC130548624 gene encoding uncharacterized protein LOC130548624 encodes MCTLERCMCSSVKISFRNLIFKSLRMRLSLLFVLLLVVNVVDPDEVKSVSVMEGNSVTLHTDLTEIRGDDLILWMFGPQETPIAEIYQQNISIYNDERFRDKLMLDNRTGSLTITNISITNSGLYQLLIMTRNRTSFNVTVTAPLPTPTLTRLLSASNNPSQCQVRCSVSDVQQVLLSLYKGTNLVSSSSCSGFSQIFSLSIEVDYQDPNTYICSVSNQNDHRNMTIKEPCVICKGAEGTKIVPVIAGVSLTLQADQFDKEAEDDILWTFTADEHYIAKMKKSTHDIRIYESFFFKDAFLNNDTGSLTIPNIREEHTGLYKRIVLDQGKIKCWIFNVTVYAPLFFFPNITMEPSIMKMILSSRCVLLCSVMNVSHVSLSWYKGKSLLSSISVSDLNIRLSLPLEVEYQDTNTYRCVVSNPVSNQTQYVNVTEVCRKCAEESNHLKNLIVCVVVVLALLVVILIVILITKKLCGNGTSTEDLLEDETNDDLTSPLSPTQHLGGARGRHQSRPI; translated from the exons ATGTGCACTCTTGAAAGGTGCATGTGCAGCAGTGTAAAGATATCTTTTAGAAACCTAATTTTTAAATCGCTAAGGATGAGGTTGTCACTGTTGTTTGTTCTTTTACTGGTGGTCAATG TTGTTGATccagatgaagtgaagtcagtgtcgGTGATGGAGGGAAATTCTGTCACTCTACACACTGATCTCACTGAAATACGGGGAGATGATTTGATACTGTGGATGTTTGGACCCCAAGAGACTCCTATAGCTGAGATCTATCAACAGAACATCTCTATATATAATGACGAGAGATTCAGAGACAAACTGATGCTGGACAATCGGACTGggtctctcaccatcacaaacatcagcATCACAAACTCTGGACTTTATCAACTACTGATCATGACGAGAAACAGAACGAGTTTTAACGTTACTGTCACTG CTCCTCTCCCCACTCCTACCCTTACCAGACTGCTTTCTGCATCAAACAATCCCTCACAATGTCAAGTGCGTTGTTCAGTGAGCGATGTACAGCAAGTGCTGCTCTCTTTATACAAAGGAACCAATTTAGTTTCCTCTTCAAGTTGCTCTGGTTTCAGTCAAATCTTCTCTCTGAGTATCGAGGTTGACTATCAGGACCCAAACACCTACATATGTTCGGTGTCTAATCAAAATGACCATAGAAACATGACTATAAAAGAGCCCTGTGTGATTTGTAAAG GTGCAGAGGGTACAAAAATAGTTCCAGTGATAGCCGGAGTTTCTCTCACACTTCAAGCTGATCAATTTGACAAAGAAGCAGAGGATGATATTCTGTGGACCTTTACAGCTGACGAGCATTATATTGCTAAAATGAAGAAATCCACACATGATATCCGTATatatgaaagttttttttttaaagatgcgtTTCTAAACAATGAcactggatctctcaccatcccCAATATCAGAGAAGAACACACTGGTCTCTATAAACGAATTGTTCTAGATCAGGGCAAGATCAAGTGCTGGATTTTCAATGTCACCGTCTATG CTCCTTTGTTCTTCTTTCCTAATATTACCATGGAGCcatcaataatgaaaatgatccTCAGCTCAagatgtgtgttgttgtgttcagtgatgaatgtgtcacatgtgagtctctcctggtacaaaggaaagagtttattgtccagcatcagtgtgtctgatctcaacatcagactctctctacctctggaggtggaatatcaggatacaaacacatacagatgtgtggTGTCCAATCCGGTCAGCAACCAGACTCAGTATGTGAATGTGACTGAAGTCTGTCGAAAATGTGCAG AAGAGAGCAACCATTTGAAAAATTTAATCGTTtgtgtcgtggttgtgcttgcgCTCCTGGTTGTGATACTGATAGTGATACTGATAACCAAAAAACTTTGCGGCAACG GAACATCTACAGAGGATCTCTTAGAGGACGAGACTAATGATGATTTGACATCCCCTTTATCTCCTACACAGCATCTTGGAGGTGCTAGGGGGCGTCATCAAAGTAGGCCTATTTAA
- the LOC130548626 gene encoding natural killer cell receptor 2B4-like isoform X5 gives MFSLWICFYAMWSYYQKIIQCFFCLYLLLMNGVFGVDGDEVKSVMEGDSVTLHTHLTHIQTQDYIRWRFGAQETNIAEIYKQSIDMFDSNKTFGDRLKLDSQTGSLTITNITITDSGLYKLTVISLTGTSYKTFNVTVYVHFPVPVINRDCSSSSERSPKSNCSVLCSVMNVTRVSLSWYKGKSLLSSISVSDLIIRLSLPLEVEYQDTNTYRCVINNPITNHTQHLNINDVCQPCSDPLPSHFIVLIAVAVMLPVVISVFLFWRFKKCKKPSKHDQTLEEEVLYTEPNISTQQFHNTNVVEANHTEYSSVVT, from the exons ATGTTTTCTCTCTGGATTTGTTTTTATGCTATGTGGAGTTATTATCAGAAGatcatacagtgttttttctgcCTGTATTTATTGCTCATGAATG gtgtgtttggtgttgatggagatgaagtgaagtcagtgatggagggagattctgtcactCTTCACACTCATCTCACTcacatacagacacaagatTACATACGGTGGAGGTTTGGAGCACAAGAGACTAATATAGCTGAAATATATAAGCAAAGCATTGATATGTTTGACAGTAATAAGACATTTggagacagactgaagctggacagtcagactggatctctcaccatcacaaacatcacaatcACAGACTCTGGACTTTATAAATTAACAGTCATTAGTTTAACAGGAACTTCATACAAGACATTCAATGTTACTGTCTATG TTCATTTCCCCGTTCCGGTCATCAACAGAGATTGTTCTTCATCATCAGAAAGATCTCCAAAATCAAATTgttctgtgttgtgttcagtgatgaatgtgacacgtgtgagtctctcctggtacaaaggaaagagtttattgtccagcatcagtgtgtctgatctcatcatcagactctctctacctctggaggtggaatatcaggatacaaacacatacagatgtgtcatcaacaatcccatcacaaaccacacacaacatctcaACATCAATGATGTCTGTCAGCCGTGTTCAG ATCCCCTACCTTCACATTTCATAGTGCTGATAGCTGTCGCTGTGATGTTGCCGGTGGTCATAAGTGTATTTCTATTCTGGCGCTTCAAAAAGTGTAAAAAGCCATCAAAACATG ATCAGACTCTGGAGGAAGAGGTACTTTACACGGAGCCAAACATCTCTACACAACAGTTTCATAATACG aatgttgtTGAAGCAAATCACACAGAATACTCGAGTGTAGTGACATga
- the LOC130548629 gene encoding uncharacterized protein LOC130548629 — MVVRCVFGCALPHVLFSIPKLPTLRSRWLEFLHFEEGGINEYSRVCARHFPKECFTNLRQYEMGSASCLHLTDAAVPSLYTVGVSMNVKPLTRDVACQCSVKSVRSTGAQAAISRPKPKLRSKAIQVKLFDCSTKDFGSIFNAPFLTSAPIKRPRLEDSADEIDNTSLSILREPTTCDSTHEPHVTIKRTVKRKVCQPLYSAP; from the exons ATGGTGGTACGTTGTGTATTTGGTTGCGCTCTTCCCCACGTTCTCTTTTCTATCCCCAAACTACCGACTTTGCGTTCCCGCTGGCTCGAATTCCTACATTTTGAAGAAGGAGGAATAAATGAGTATTCGCGTGTGTGCGCAAGGCATTTTCCAAAAGAGTGCTTCACAAATTTGAGGCAATATGAAATGGGCAGCGCGAGCTGTCTGCATTTGACAGACGCGGCTGTGCCATCTCTGTACACGGTCGGAGTGTCAATGAATGTGAAG CCACTTACACGAGACGTGGCATGCCAGTGTTCCGTCAAATCTGTGAGGAGCACCGGAGCGCAAGCAGCCATCTCACGTCCAAAGCCGAAACTACGGAGTAAAG CGATTCAGGTCAAACTTTTTGACTGCTCCACGAAGGATTTTGGCTCCATCTTCAATGCTCCATTTCTAACATCTGCACCAATCAAAAGGCCCCGTTTGGAAGATAGCGCGGATGAGATCGACAACACTTCATTGAGTATACTAAGGGAACCAACAACGTGTGATTCCACACATGAGCCCCATGTGACTATAAAGAGGACAGTCAAAAGAAA GGTTTGCCAACCGCTCTACAGTGCACCATGA
- the LOC130548626 gene encoding natural killer cell receptor 2B4-like isoform X1: MFSLWICFYAMWSYYQKIIQCFFCLYLLLMNGVFGVDGDEVKSVMEGDSVTLHTHLTHIQTQDYIRWRFGAQETNIAEIYKQSIDMFDSNKTFGDRLKLDSQTGSLTITNITITDSGLYKLTVISLTGTSYKTFNVTVYVHFPVPVINRDCSSSSERSPKSNCSVLCSVMNVTRVSLSWYKGKSLLSSISVSDLIIRLSLPLEVEYQDTNTYRCVINNPITNHTQHLNINDVCQPCSDPLPSHFIVLIAVAVMLPVVISVFLFWRFKKCKKPSKHADQTLEEEVLYTEPNISTQQFHNTVRYFTLLSVSSLYCLAKVLYCMHDQH, translated from the exons ATGTTTTCTCTCTGGATTTGTTTTTATGCTATGTGGAGTTATTATCAGAAGatcatacagtgttttttctgcCTGTATTTATTGCTCATGAATG gtgtgtttggtgttgatggagatgaagtgaagtcagtgatggagggagattctgtcactCTTCACACTCATCTCACTcacatacagacacaagatTACATACGGTGGAGGTTTGGAGCACAAGAGACTAATATAGCTGAAATATATAAGCAAAGCATTGATATGTTTGACAGTAATAAGACATTTggagacagactgaagctggacagtcagactggatctctcaccatcacaaacatcacaatcACAGACTCTGGACTTTATAAATTAACAGTCATTAGTTTAACAGGAACTTCATACAAGACATTCAATGTTACTGTCTATG TTCATTTCCCCGTTCCGGTCATCAACAGAGATTGTTCTTCATCATCAGAAAGATCTCCAAAATCAAATTgttctgtgttgtgttcagtgatgaatgtgacacgtgtgagtctctcctggtacaaaggaaagagtttattgtccagcatcagtgtgtctgatctcatcatcagactctctctacctctggaggtggaatatcaggatacaaacacatacagatgtgtcatcaacaatcccatcacaaaccacacacaacatctcaACATCAATGATGTCTGTCAGCCGTGTTCAG ATCCCCTACCTTCACATTTCATAGTGCTGATAGCTGTCGCTGTGATGTTGCCGGTGGTCATAAGTGTATTTCTATTCTGGCGCTTCAAAAAGTGTAAAAAGCCATCAAAACATG cagATCAGACTCTGGAGGAAGAGGTACTTTACACGGAGCCAAACATCTCTACACAACAGTTTCATAATACGGTaagatattttacattattatctGTTTCTTCTTTGTATTGTTTGGCTAAAGTATTATATTGTATGCATGATCAACATTAG
- the LOC130548625 gene encoding hepatic and glial cell adhesion molecule-like gives MKESQLLIFLCALSGVFGADEVKSVSVMEGHSVTLHTHLTDIQTDDHILWMFGPQETLIAEIFKLNSSVCDNNRFRDRLKLDHTGSLTITDIRITDTGLYQLEIEKTSRSAFNVTVFAPLPNPKMTIKPFASGSSAKCEVQCSSSNVSHVSLSLYKNRRILSSVTNSDFSKNLFLSVNVNYEDANTFSCVLRHLISNQTTFFSIADPCNINCKAAHEPKIVSATAGVSLTLQADEFDKEAEDHILWTFRPYDAYIAEMKKSTHFHHIYRNSEGGIFTDVMLDNDTGSLTILNITERHTGLYKRFALKKDKCLIFNVTLYEEIHKLKVDNNTYNIVGVVVGVFGVLVSVVWGLYYCKGCNGAFRNDSDRPVSERILLSSSSDPLLPSTPSSPPMYCL, from the exons ATGAAGGAATCAcaattacttatttttttatgtgcccTCAGTG gtgtgtttggcgctgatgaagtgaagtcagtgtcagtgatggagggacattctGTTACACTACATACTCATCTTACCGACATACAGACAGATGATCACATATTGTGGATGTTTGGACCTCAAGAGACTCTTATAGCTGAGATCTTCAAGCTGAACAGCTCTGTATGTGATAACAACAGGTTCAGAGACAGATTGAAGCTAGATCAtactggatctctcaccatcacagaCATCAGAATCACAGACACTGGACTTTATCAACTAGAGATTGAGAAAACAAGTAGATCAGCTTTCAACGTCACTGTCTTTG CTCCTCTTCCCAATCCTAAAATGACCATAAAACCGTTTGCATCGGGCAGCTCAGCAAAATGTGAGGTACAGTGTTCATCAAGCAACGTGAGCCACGTGAGCCTCTCTTTGTACAAAAATAGAAGAATATTAAGCTCTGTGACGAACTCGGACTTCAGTAAAAACCTCTTTCTGAGTGTCAATGTGAATTATGAGGATGCAAACACCTTCAGCTGCGTGCTGCGTCATCTAATCAGCAATCAGACTACGTTCTTCAGTATTGCTGACCCCTGTAATATCAATTGTAAAG CTGCACACGAACCGAAGATAGTTTCAGCGACAGCGGGGGTTTCTCTCACACTTCAAGCTGATGAATTTGATAAAGAAGCAGAGGATCACATTCTGTGGACGTTTAGACCTTATGATGCTTATATAGCTGAAATGAAGAAATCCACACATTTTCACCATATATATAGGAACAGTGAAGGGGGGATTTTTACAGATGTGATGCTAGACAATGAcactggatctctcaccatcctGAACATCACTGAACGACACACTGGTCTCTATAAACGATTCGCTCTGAAAAAGGACAAGTGCTTGATTTTCAATGTCACCCTCTATG aaGAGATCCACAAGTTAAAGGTTGATAACAACACCTACAACATTGTTGGTGTTGTTGTAGGTGTTTTTGGTGTCCTGGTCTCAGTTGTGTGGGGCCTATACTATTGCAAGGGGTGTAATG GTGCGTTTAGAAATGACTCAGACAGACCAGTGTCAGAGCGGATTCTCCTTTCATCATCTAGCGATCCGTTACTGCCATCCACACCTTCATCTCCTCCGATGTACTGTCTATAG